From a single Bradyrhizobium sediminis genomic region:
- a CDS encoding ABC transporter ATP-binding protein yields the protein MRSGTSEGEMEQEAQDVPVVYLHEIKRQYTQGTETLNILNGAKLALWAGQSVALVAPSGAGKSTLLHIAGLLETPDDGEVYIGGAPTSQLSDIERTLIRRTDIGFVYQSHRLLPEFSALENVMLPQMIRGLKRAETVKRATEILAYLGLGDRIKHRPAELSGGEQQRVAIARAVANAPRVLFADEPTGNLDPHTADHVFGAMMQLVKATRVAMLIVTHNMELAGRMDRRVSLEEGQVVELD from the coding sequence ATGCGCTCCGGTACGAGTGAGGGCGAGATGGAGCAGGAGGCACAAGATGTACCGGTCGTCTATCTCCACGAGATAAAGCGCCAGTACACCCAAGGCACCGAGACCTTGAACATTCTCAACGGCGCCAAGCTTGCGCTGTGGGCGGGGCAGTCGGTCGCGCTGGTGGCGCCGTCGGGCGCTGGCAAATCGACGCTGCTGCATATCGCGGGCCTGCTGGAGACGCCCGATGACGGCGAGGTCTATATCGGCGGTGCGCCGACCTCGCAATTGTCGGACATCGAGCGAACCCTGATCCGCCGCACCGACATCGGCTTCGTCTACCAGTCGCACCGGCTGCTGCCGGAATTCTCTGCGCTCGAAAACGTCATGCTGCCGCAGATGATCCGTGGCCTCAAACGCGCCGAGACCGTCAAGCGCGCCACCGAAATCCTTGCCTATCTCGGCCTCGGCGACCGTATCAAGCACCGGCCGGCGGAACTGTCGGGCGGCGAGCAGCAGCGAGTGGCGATCGCGCGTGCGGTCGCCAATGCGCCGCGCGTGCTGTTCGCCGATGAGCCGACCGGCAACCTCGATCCCCACACCGCCGACCACGTGTTCGGGGCGATGATGCAGCTGGTCAAGGCGACGCGCGTCGCGATGCTGATCGTGACCCACAATATGGAACTGGCCGGCCGCATGGACCGCCGCGTGTCGCTCGAAGAGGGTCAGGTCGTCGAGCTGGACTAG
- a CDS encoding lipoprotein-releasing ABC transporter permease subunit gives MDDAMSEPVRTPPFAPFEWLLSGRYLRARRKEGFISVIAGFSFLGIMLGVATLIIVMAVMNGFRKELLDKILGLNGHLLVQPLESPLTDWKDVAERINQVSGIRLAAPVVDGQALASSPFNASGVFVRGIRADDLNNLTSIAKNIKQGTLEGFDEGQGVAIGRRLADQLSLHAGDSITLVAPKGAVTPMGTTPRIKPYKIAAVFEIGMSEYDGTFVFMPLPEAQAYFNRKDDVTAIEVFTTNPDRIDAFRKSVTEAAGRPVFLVDWRQRNSTFFNALQVERNVMFLILTMIVLVAALNIVSGLIMLVKDKGSDIAILRTMGASQGSIMRVFLITGAAIGVVGTLTGFFVGLLICLNIESIRQFLSWLTNTELFSPELYFLSKLPAEVDFGETAAVVIMALTLSFLATLYPSWRAARLDPVDALRYE, from the coding sequence ATGGATGATGCCATGAGCGAGCCAGTTCGAACCCCACCTTTCGCACCGTTCGAATGGCTGTTGTCCGGGCGCTATCTGCGCGCCCGCCGCAAGGAAGGCTTCATCTCCGTCATCGCCGGCTTCTCGTTCCTCGGCATCATGCTCGGCGTCGCCACGCTGATCATCGTGATGGCCGTCATGAACGGCTTCCGCAAGGAATTGCTGGACAAGATCCTCGGCCTCAACGGGCACTTGCTGGTACAGCCGCTGGAATCGCCCTTGACCGACTGGAAGGACGTCGCCGAGCGCATCAACCAGGTCTCGGGCATCCGTCTCGCAGCCCCCGTCGTCGACGGCCAGGCGCTGGCATCCTCGCCGTTCAACGCATCGGGCGTCTTCGTTCGCGGCATTCGCGCCGACGATCTCAACAACCTCACCTCGATCGCCAAGAATATCAAACAGGGCACGCTCGAAGGTTTCGACGAGGGCCAGGGCGTTGCGATCGGGCGCCGGCTCGCCGATCAATTGTCGCTGCACGCCGGCGACAGCATCACGCTGGTGGCGCCGAAGGGCGCGGTGACCCCGATGGGCACGACGCCGCGCATCAAGCCCTACAAGATCGCCGCGGTGTTCGAGATCGGCATGTCGGAATATGACGGCACCTTCGTGTTCATGCCGCTGCCGGAGGCGCAGGCCTATTTCAACCGCAAGGACGATGTCACCGCGATCGAGGTGTTCACCACCAATCCCGACCGGATCGACGCCTTCCGCAAGAGCGTGACCGAGGCGGCGGGGCGGCCGGTGTTCCTGGTCGACTGGCGGCAGCGCAACTCGACCTTCTTCAACGCGCTGCAGGTCGAACGCAACGTGATGTTCCTGATCCTGACCATGATCGTGCTGGTCGCCGCCTTGAACATCGTCTCGGGCCTGATCATGCTGGTGAAGGACAAGGGCAGCGACATCGCGATCCTGCGCACCATGGGCGCCTCGCAGGGCTCGATCATGCGGGTGTTCCTGATCACGGGGGCTGCGATCGGCGTGGTCGGCACGCTGACCGGGTTTTTCGTCGGTCTCCTGATCTGCCTCAATATCGAATCGATCCGGCAATTCCTGTCCTGGCTCACCAATACCGAGCTGTTTTCGCCGGAGCTCTACTTCCTGTCCAAGCTGCCGGCCGAGGTCGATTTCGGCGAGACCGCCGCTGTCGTGATCATGGCGCTGACGCTGTCGTTCCTCGCCACGCTCTATCCGTCGTGGCGTGCCGCGCGCCTCGACCCCGTCGATGCGCTCCGGTACGAGTGA
- the proS gene encoding proline--tRNA ligase, with translation MRLSRFFLPILKENPKEAEIVSHRLMLRAGMMRQEAAGIYAWLPLGLRVLKKIEQIVREEQNRAGALELLMPTLQLADLWRESGRYDAYGPEMLRITDRHKRELLYGPTNEEMITEIFRSYVKSYKSLPLNLYHIQWKFRDEQRPRFGVMRGREFLMKDAYSFDIDEAAARRSYNRMFVAYLRTFARMGLKAIPMRAETGPIGGDLSHEFIVLAETGESAVYCDSDVLNLPVPGEEVDYEADLSPIIKQWTSVYAATEDVHDAARFDREVPVDKKVHTRGIEVGQIFYFGTKYSDTMKALVAGADGAEVAIHGGSYGVGVSRLVGAIIEACHDDAGIKWPEAVAPFKAAILNLKQGADDTDAVCEKLYRELDARGVEVLYDDTDQRAGAKFAAADLIGIPWQILVGPKGLAEGKLELKRRSDGSRENLTPAEVVAKLAS, from the coding sequence ATGCGATTGTCGCGGTTCTTTCTGCCCATCCTCAAAGAAAATCCGAAGGAGGCCGAGATCGTGTCGCATCGATTGATGCTGCGCGCGGGCATGATGCGGCAGGAGGCGGCGGGCATTTATGCCTGGCTGCCGCTGGGCTTGCGGGTCCTGAAGAAGATCGAGCAGATCGTCCGCGAGGAGCAGAACCGCGCCGGCGCCCTCGAGCTCCTGATGCCGACGCTGCAGCTCGCCGATCTCTGGCGCGAAAGCGGCCGCTACGACGCCTATGGTCCGGAAATGCTGCGCATCACCGACCGGCACAAGCGCGAACTCTTGTACGGGCCGACCAACGAGGAAATGATCACCGAGATCTTTCGTTCCTACGTCAAGTCCTACAAGAGCCTGCCGCTCAATCTCTATCATATTCAATGGAAATTCCGCGACGAGCAGCGCCCGCGTTTCGGCGTGATGCGCGGCCGCGAGTTCCTGATGAAGGATGCCTATTCCTTCGACATCGACGAGGCCGCGGCGCGGCGTTCCTACAACCGGATGTTCGTCGCCTATTTGCGCACCTTCGCGCGGATGGGGCTGAAGGCGATCCCGATGCGCGCCGAGACCGGCCCGATCGGCGGCGATCTCAGCCACGAATTCATCGTGCTGGCGGAGACCGGGGAGTCCGCGGTCTATTGCGACAGCGACGTGCTCAATCTTCCGGTGCCCGGCGAGGAGGTCGACTACGAGGCCGATCTCAGCCCGATCATCAAGCAATGGACTTCCGTTTACGCCGCCACCGAGGACGTCCACGACGCCGCGCGCTTCGATCGCGAAGTGCCCGTCGACAAGAAGGTGCACACCCGCGGCATCGAGGTCGGCCAGATCTTCTATTTCGGCACCAAGTATTCGGACACGATGAAGGCGCTGGTGGCCGGCGCCGACGGCGCCGAGGTGGCGATCCATGGCGGCTCCTACGGCGTCGGCGTATCGCGGCTGGTTGGCGCCATCATCGAGGCCTGCCACGACGATGCCGGCATCAAATGGCCGGAGGCGGTGGCGCCGTTCAAGGCGGCGATCCTGAATCTGAAGCAGGGCGCCGACGACACCGATGCGGTCTGCGAAAAGCTCTACCGCGAACTCGACGCCAGGGGCGTCGAGGTGCTGTACGATGACACCGACCAGCGCGCCGGCGCAAAGTTCGCCGCCGCCGACCTGATCGGCATTCCCTGGCAAATTCTGGTAGGCCCGAAGGGGCTCGCCGAAGGCAAACTCGAACTCAAGCGGCGCAGCGACGGGTCGCGCGAAAATCTGACCCCGGCGGAAGTGGTGGCGAAGCTCGCCTCGTGA
- a CDS encoding copper resistance CopC/CopD family protein: MRLIAGLAALLLVLGSATGASAHAVLVSMEPGDGSVLSQAPKSVQLRFNEAVTPAVVGLIDAEGRARDDATVSGVGETIVIALPDQLPRGTQVVSYRVISEDGHPVAGSLVFSIGAPTGSAANPARAGPLNGLIWLARIGVYLGLFAGIGGTFFACWIGRVRIGARLTAATLTLGLVSAAASLGGQGLDLLDLPLGGILTAAPWKAAALTSLFPSLLISAVAMIAAIVALRSEVTGTAAMLSALALAGVGLSLASSGHAASASPQWLTRPSMFLHGAGVAFWVGALAPLAAMAWQRTEGLLFVLQRFSRAAVPVVGLLVLTGLTLALNQLQGFRDLIETKYGMILSIKITLVLLLLGLAALNRYRLTPRLARDPANTRPLLRSILAECIVVVAILAVVAGWRFAPPPRALAAAAVTPLAIHIHTETAIFQVLVSPGKVGTDSFILQLMNGDGSPLPAREATLALSLPERGIEPLERKALLGADGYWHVRDVPIPVAGRWHLRIDALVTDFERITLEDEFDVPGP; this comes from the coding sequence ATGCGTCTCATCGCCGGCCTCGCCGCGTTGCTGTTGGTTCTCGGGTCGGCAACCGGCGCGTCGGCGCATGCCGTGCTGGTGTCGATGGAGCCCGGCGACGGCAGCGTCCTGTCGCAGGCGCCGAAGTCGGTTCAGTTGCGTTTCAACGAAGCGGTGACGCCGGCGGTCGTCGGGCTGATCGATGCCGAGGGCAGGGCGCGCGACGACGCGACGGTGAGCGGGGTTGGTGAAACCATCGTCATCGCGCTGCCCGACCAGCTGCCGCGCGGCACCCAGGTCGTCAGCTATCGCGTGATCTCGGAAGACGGCCACCCGGTCGCGGGATCTCTGGTGTTTTCGATCGGCGCCCCGACGGGATCGGCGGCGAATCCGGCAAGGGCCGGCCCGTTGAACGGCCTGATCTGGCTGGCGCGGATCGGCGTCTATCTCGGGCTGTTCGCGGGCATCGGCGGGACGTTCTTCGCCTGCTGGATCGGGCGCGTGCGGATTGGTGCGCGGCTGACCGCCGCTACCCTGACGTTGGGGCTTGTCAGCGCGGCGGCATCGCTCGGGGGGCAGGGGCTCGATCTGCTGGATCTGCCGCTCGGCGGCATCCTGACGGCGGCGCCGTGGAAAGCCGCGGCGCTGACGAGCTTGTTTCCGTCCTTGCTGATATCAGCGGTGGCGATGATCGCCGCCATCGTTGCCCTGCGAAGCGAGGTCACGGGCACCGCCGCCATGCTGTCGGCGTTGGCGTTGGCCGGCGTCGGCCTGTCGCTGGCATCCAGCGGTCATGCCGCCAGCGCATCCCCGCAATGGCTGACCCGGCCTTCGATGTTCCTGCATGGCGCAGGCGTTGCCTTTTGGGTCGGCGCGCTCGCGCCGCTGGCGGCGATGGCGTGGCAGCGGACCGAGGGGCTGCTTTTCGTATTGCAACGTTTCTCGCGCGCGGCGGTGCCGGTGGTGGGCCTGCTGGTGCTGACCGGGCTCACGCTCGCGCTCAATCAGCTGCAGGGTTTTCGCGACCTGATCGAGACGAAATATGGAATGATCCTCTCGATCAAGATCACGCTCGTGCTCCTGCTGCTGGGCCTCGCGGCGCTGAACCGCTATCGCCTGACCCCTCGGCTGGCCCGCGATCCCGCCAACACGCGCCCGCTGCTGCGGTCGATTCTGGCCGAATGCATCGTCGTCGTGGCGATCCTGGCGGTCGTCGCCGGCTGGCGCTTCGCGCCGCCGCCACGCGCGCTCGCTGCCGCCGCCGTCACCCCGCTCGCGATCCATATCCACACCGAGACGGCGATATTCCAGGTTCTGGTTTCGCCGGGCAAAGTGGGCACCGACAGTTTTATACTGCAGTTGATGAACGGCGACGGCAGCCCGTTGCCCGCCAGGGAGGCGACCCTGGCGCTGAGCCTGCCCGAGCGCGGCATCGAGCCGCTGGAGCGCAAGGCGCTGCTGGGCGCCGACGGCTACTGGCACGTCCGCGATGTGCCGATCCCCGTGGCCGGCCGCTGGCATCTCCGCATCGACGCCCTGGTCACGGATTTCGAGAGGATCACGCTCGAGGACGAATTCGACGTGCCGGGGCCCTGA
- a CDS encoding YcnI family protein, with product MSRAIFLAAIAALAASRAGAHVSLENKQATIGASYKAVFAVPHGCAGSATVKIRIQIPEGVIAVKPMPKAGWSVEAISGKYATEYDYHGKKFSEGVKEVVWSGGKLADGNYDEFVVSTYLTGGLRPNSTLYFPVVQECEQGVSRWIDIPAEGRAGHGHDGKSPAPGVKLVPKP from the coding sequence ATGTCGAGGGCTATCTTTCTCGCGGCCATTGCCGCGCTCGCAGCGTCTCGGGCCGGCGCGCATGTCTCATTGGAAAACAAGCAGGCGACGATCGGCGCATCCTACAAGGCGGTGTTCGCCGTGCCGCATGGCTGCGCCGGTTCGGCCACCGTCAAGATCCGCATTCAGATTCCCGAAGGCGTGATTGCGGTGAAACCGATGCCGAAGGCCGGCTGGAGCGTCGAGGCGATCAGCGGAAAATACGCCACCGAGTACGACTACCACGGCAAGAAATTCTCGGAAGGCGTCAAGGAAGTGGTGTGGAGCGGCGGCAAGCTGGCCGACGGCAATTACGATGAATTCGTCGTCAGCACCTATCTGACCGGCGGGCTCAGGCCCAACAGCACGCTGTATTTTCCGGTGGTGCAGGAATGCGAGCAGGGCGTGAGCCGCTGGATCGATATCCCGGCCGAAGGCCGTGCCGGCCATGGCCATGATGGCAAGTCGCCGGCGCCGGGGGTCAAGCTGGTGCCCAAACCATAG
- a CDS encoding copper chaperone PCu(A)C, whose product MKHIARTLAYAVAFATLLAAPAGAEEVKAGDLVITQAWSRATPGGAKVAGGYLTIENKGSAADRLIGGAVDVAARVEVHEMSMKDGVMIMRQLDKGLAIEPGKTVKLAPGGYHLMLMDLRSPLKQGDKLPVTLEFEKAGKVKLSLDVQGVGAQAPAGAGHSGGHDMKGMPDHSGMKK is encoded by the coding sequence ATGAAACACATCGCACGTACCCTCGCTTATGCCGTTGCCTTCGCAACTCTGCTGGCCGCGCCCGCGGGCGCCGAGGAGGTCAAGGCCGGCGACCTCGTGATCACGCAGGCATGGAGCCGTGCCACGCCGGGCGGCGCCAAGGTGGCGGGTGGGTACCTCACCATCGAGAACAAGGGCTCGGCAGCGGATCGTCTGATCGGCGGTGCTGTGGATGTTGCCGCCAGGGTCGAGGTCCACGAGATGTCCATGAAGGACGGCGTCATGATCATGCGCCAACTCGACAAGGGTCTCGCCATCGAGCCCGGCAAGACGGTCAAGCTTGCGCCGGGCGGCTATCACCTGATGCTGATGGATCTCAGGAGCCCGCTCAAGCAGGGCGACAAGCTGCCGGTCACGCTGGAGTTCGAGAAGGCGGGCAAGGTGAAACTGTCGCTCGATGTGCAGGGCGTGGGCGCGCAAGCTCCCGCGGGCGCGGGCCATTCCGGCGGTCACGACATGAAGGGCATGCCCGATCATTCCGGCATGAAGAAGTGA
- a CDS encoding TonB-dependent receptor family protein, which yields MSSVYKISRVFARNVVLSSAAIFIPVSAGAQSNPQGQLPPVTVEAPQQKRAAAVRPPQRSGARTPRAARVGNATVAPIANDLARGPALTVLTVQQALRDIQQTPGGVAIVPAAAYRNSTVANTIKDVLDYVPGVFAQPKWGDDTRLSIRGSGLSRNFHLRGVQLYMDGVPINTADGYGDFQEIDPTAYKYVAVYKGANALQFGANSLGGAINFVTPTGRDPFPNGVSADLGGFGFRRLQANAGGTNGPWDGFITASTQAAEGFRDHSSGQATRVSGNVGYQFSPDVETRFYLNANDVRQRIPGSVTKPIALSSPETAAVGNVINDWQRNIDTVRVANKTTIRFENTILDLGAFAVDRHLMHPIFQWLDYRYKDYGGFAKVTDDRIIGGFRNRFVAGVNILNGTNDARQFVNTGGFKGTPTSSLTQKPENYSAFAENSFYFVPNVAFVAGTQYLFAVRDQVVNFSTNGDVNGRSTFSLWSPKVGLLWDVDPTWQVFGNISRSAEVPSFGESVSPNFLNPNYPTIPFFLIRPQIATTYEIGTRGKRPDFTWELVAYRANIRDELQCQYSSFGNCNVTNLDRTIHQGIEAGVGAAVFRNIFVAGNAPDKVWLNLAYTFNDFRFDNDPTFGNNQLPGAPRHYLRAEMLYKHPSGFYIGPNLEWVPESYFVDSANTLKTEPYAIWGLKAGVDNGGTYSMYVEARNIGNKAYIASASVIDRANPASPLFEPGNGRAVYAGVKARW from the coding sequence ATGTCCAGTGTCTATAAGATATCGCGCGTGTTCGCGCGCAACGTGGTGCTTTCGTCGGCCGCTATTTTCATTCCCGTTTCAGCTGGGGCCCAAAGCAATCCACAAGGCCAGCTGCCGCCGGTCACCGTAGAGGCTCCCCAACAAAAGCGGGCTGCCGCGGTCCGTCCGCCGCAACGCAGCGGCGCGCGAACGCCGCGGGCAGCCCGCGTCGGCAACGCGACGGTTGCACCAATCGCCAACGATCTGGCGAGGGGGCCCGCGCTGACGGTGCTCACCGTGCAACAGGCGCTGCGCGATATTCAGCAGACCCCGGGCGGCGTCGCCATCGTTCCCGCCGCGGCCTACCGGAACTCGACCGTCGCCAATACCATCAAGGATGTTCTCGATTACGTTCCCGGCGTGTTTGCGCAGCCGAAATGGGGCGACGACACGAGACTTTCGATCCGGGGCTCCGGCCTGTCGCGCAACTTCCATCTGCGCGGCGTCCAGCTCTACATGGACGGCGTTCCGATCAACACCGCCGACGGTTACGGCGATTTCCAGGAAATCGATCCCACCGCCTACAAATATGTCGCGGTCTACAAGGGCGCCAATGCGCTGCAGTTCGGTGCCAATTCGCTCGGCGGCGCCATCAACTTCGTCACACCGACCGGCCGCGATCCCTTTCCCAACGGCGTGTCGGCTGATCTCGGAGGGTTTGGATTCCGCCGCTTGCAAGCCAATGCGGGCGGTACGAATGGCCCGTGGGATGGCTTCATTACCGCATCCACCCAGGCGGCAGAGGGATTCAGGGATCACAGCAGCGGGCAGGCCACGCGGGTCAGCGGCAATGTCGGCTATCAATTTTCACCGGATGTCGAGACCCGGTTTTATCTGAACGCGAACGACGTTCGGCAGCGCATCCCGGGCTCCGTCACCAAGCCTATCGCTCTTTCCTCGCCGGAGACGGCGGCGGTCGGAAACGTCATCAATGACTGGCAACGCAACATCGACACCGTCCGCGTCGCCAACAAGACCACCATCCGCTTCGAGAATACGATCCTCGATCTTGGCGCGTTTGCGGTCGACCGGCATCTGATGCACCCGATCTTCCAGTGGCTCGATTATCGCTACAAGGACTATGGCGGCTTCGCAAAGGTCACCGACGACCGGATCATCGGCGGTTTCCGCAACCGGTTCGTGGCCGGGGTCAACATTCTCAACGGCACCAACGATGCCCGGCAATTCGTCAACACCGGCGGGTTCAAGGGAACGCCCACATCCTCCCTGACACAGAAGCCGGAAAACTATTCGGCCTTTGCGGAAAACTCGTTCTATTTCGTGCCGAATGTCGCCTTCGTGGCGGGAACGCAATATCTCTTTGCCGTGCGCGACCAGGTCGTCAACTTCTCGACCAATGGCGACGTCAACGGCCGCAGCACCTTCAGCCTGTGGAGCCCCAAGGTCGGCCTGCTGTGGGACGTCGATCCGACCTGGCAGGTTTTCGGCAACATTTCGCGCAGCGCCGAGGTGCCGAGTTTCGGGGAGAGCGTCAGCCCGAATTTCCTCAATCCGAACTACCCAACCATTCCATTCTTCCTGATCAGGCCGCAGATCGCGACGACCTACGAAATCGGCACGCGCGGCAAACGTCCCGACTTCACCTGGGAATTGGTCGCCTATCGTGCCAACATCCGCGACGAGCTGCAGTGCCAATACAGCTCGTTCGGCAATTGCAACGTCACCAATCTCGACCGCACCATTCATCAGGGCATCGAGGCGGGTGTCGGCGCCGCGGTGTTCAGGAACATCTTCGTCGCGGGAAATGCGCCGGACAAGGTCTGGCTCAACCTCGCCTACACGTTCAACGATTTCCGCTTCGACAATGACCCGACCTTCGGCAACAATCAGCTGCCGGGCGCCCCGCGTCATTATCTGCGGGCCGAGATGCTCTATAAGCATCCGAGTGGCTTCTATATCGGCCCCAATCTCGAATGGGTGCCTGAGTCCTATTTCGTCGACAGCGCCAACACGCTGAAGACCGAACCCTATGCGATCTGGGGACTCAAGGCAGGCGTCGACAACGGCGGAACCTATTCGATGTATGTCGAAGCCAGGAACATCGGCAACAAGGCCTACATTGCCTCCGCCAGCGTCATCGACCGGGCCAATCCGGCATCGCCGCTGTTCGAGCCGGGTAACGGTCGTGCCGTGTATGCCGGCGTCAAGGCGCGCTGGTGA
- a CDS encoding DUF2946 domain-containing protein: MRRRLEVIIPIVLLSIMVQVIAPIGAFRAVAHAVSDPLYMASICSGTASTPDDTQTAPANTQHDRGDCCAFCAAGHGGGNAVEPPPLLFVSLQRQYQQVSWLQAADPMPALRVGSNAQARAPPSIS; this comes from the coding sequence ATGCGACGGCGGCTGGAAGTAATCATTCCAATCGTGCTGCTCTCGATCATGGTGCAAGTGATTGCGCCGATCGGGGCTTTTCGCGCGGTCGCTCACGCCGTATCGGATCCCCTCTATATGGCGTCGATCTGCTCCGGAACGGCTTCCACTCCGGACGATACGCAGACGGCTCCGGCCAACACTCAGCACGACCGCGGCGATTGCTGCGCATTTTGCGCGGCCGGTCATGGCGGCGGCAATGCCGTCGAACCGCCCCCGCTGCTCTTTGTAAGTCTGCAGCGCCAGTACCAGCAAGTGTCGTGGCTGCAAGCTGCAGACCCGATGCCGGCCCTGAGGGTCGGCTCGAACGCGCAGGCGCGCGCGCCACCCTCCATTTCCTGA
- a CDS encoding TonB-dependent receptor: MQSIAQPGARRSLLVTSALLSPSMALALLSAASLTPATAYAQASSVIPPVLVDAPKPRPKSRAVPSRRTTQRGPAVNASNPVPLRSPEGLAVPANTATISGESALSRGLGTSDSASLIADIPGGAVWGAGGVSSLPAINGLGADRIQVAINSMLISPACPNEMNPPLSFVNPAMIARMRAYLGVAPVSVGGDYIGGKIDVTTAPPQFATGGGWQSSVMVSGFFRSISNAYGVDATATLANKDTSVTYTGGWVRAGDYKAADGTKVKSTLYETQNHALSISKESFGNLFTVQVGGQFIPYQGYVNQYMDMVYNRSAFINGRYEGVFDWGKLEASGFYHQIRHTMGFIAPDKVSQMPMDTRASDIGYALKATFAASRQDLVRVGNEFYHNRLDDWWDPVAGSMMMGPNSFININDGRRSRLGTFVEWERRWDREWTTLVGLRNDVVWMNTGNVQGYNAMMYGADAAAFNALDHARTDINLDGSALVRYEPDQLSQFELGFARKTRSPNLYERYAWSTSGMAMNMIGWFGDGNGYVGNLDLKPEKAHTASFTAAWHDPAQKVWEFKVTPYYSYVQDYIDVDRCAVQMMSACTAANLTKTNDFVFLRFANHDAWLYGVNLDGKLALWDDPLYGRGVFRGQLGYVRGQRTDGVNLYHVMPINAKLAFDHTLGGWNNGVELQLVGSKDQVNQVHNELTAPSYALVNLRSGYQWQAVRVDFGVDNLFNRYYVLPLGGADLVDYRVVSMMGSSPAYGYNVPGPGRSFNGRLTVKF; this comes from the coding sequence ATGCAGTCCATCGCTCAGCCCGGCGCTCGCCGATCTTTGCTCGTCACCAGCGCCCTCTTGTCGCCATCCATGGCGCTCGCGCTCCTGTCAGCGGCGTCGTTAACGCCCGCTACGGCTTACGCACAGGCCTCCAGCGTCATTCCTCCTGTCTTGGTGGACGCGCCGAAGCCGAGGCCCAAATCGCGGGCTGTGCCGTCCCGTCGCACCACACAGCGCGGCCCCGCCGTGAATGCTTCGAATCCGGTCCCGCTTCGGAGCCCTGAAGGGCTCGCCGTGCCCGCCAACACCGCAACGATTTCCGGCGAGAGTGCATTATCGCGCGGCCTCGGCACCAGCGATTCCGCGTCGCTGATTGCTGATATTCCCGGCGGAGCGGTTTGGGGCGCAGGCGGCGTATCGAGCCTGCCCGCGATCAACGGTCTCGGCGCCGACCGGATCCAGGTCGCGATCAACAGCATGCTGATCAGTCCAGCCTGTCCCAACGAGATGAATCCGCCGCTCTCGTTCGTCAACCCCGCCATGATCGCCAGGATGCGCGCCTATCTCGGGGTCGCGCCGGTCAGCGTGGGGGGCGACTATATCGGCGGCAAGATCGACGTGACGACAGCGCCGCCGCAATTCGCTACGGGTGGCGGTTGGCAGTCGAGCGTCATGGTGTCCGGATTTTTCCGCAGTATCAGCAACGCCTATGGCGTCGATGCGACAGCCACGCTTGCCAACAAGGATACCAGCGTCACCTACACCGGCGGCTGGGTTCGCGCCGGCGACTACAAGGCGGCCGACGGCACCAAGGTGAAGTCAACGCTGTACGAGACGCAGAACCATGCGTTGAGCATCTCCAAGGAAAGTTTCGGAAACCTGTTTACGGTGCAGGTCGGCGGTCAGTTCATTCCGTATCAGGGCTATGTCAACCAGTACATGGACATGGTCTACAACCGGAGCGCCTTCATCAATGGGCGTTACGAGGGGGTGTTCGACTGGGGCAAACTCGAAGCCAGCGGCTTCTATCACCAGATTCGCCACACCATGGGCTTCATCGCGCCCGACAAGGTCAGCCAGATGCCGATGGATACCAGGGCGTCCGATATCGGCTACGCGCTGAAGGCGACCTTCGCGGCTTCGCGGCAGGACTTGGTCCGCGTCGGCAACGAATTTTACCACAACCGTCTCGACGACTGGTGGGATCCCGTTGCCGGTTCAATGATGATGGGACCCAACAGCTTCATCAACATCAATGACGGCCGCCGCAGCCGGCTCGGCACCTTCGTGGAGTGGGAGCGGCGCTGGGATCGCGAGTGGACGACGCTGGTGGGGCTGCGCAACGACGTGGTCTGGATGAACACCGGCAATGTCCAGGGGTACAACGCGATGATGTATGGCGCCGATGCCGCGGCGTTCAACGCGCTCGACCATGCCAGGACGGATATCAATCTCGACGGTTCCGCGTTGGTGCGCTACGAGCCCGACCAACTGAGCCAGTTCGAACTGGGCTTCGCCCGCAAGACGCGTTCGCCCAATCTCTATGAGCGCTACGCCTGGTCAACCTCGGGCATGGCCATGAACATGATTGGCTGGTTTGGCGACGGCAACGGCTATGTCGGCAATCTCGACCTCAAGCCCGAGAAAGCCCACACGGCGAGCTTCACTGCTGCCTGGCATGATCCCGCCCAGAAGGTCTGGGAATTCAAGGTCACGCCGTACTACAGCTACGTGCAGGACTATATCGACGTCGATCGCTGCGCGGTCCAGATGATGTCGGCGTGCACCGCGGCGAATCTAACCAAGACCAACGACTTCGTGTTCCTGCGGTTTGCCAACCACGATGCGTGGCTCTATGGCGTCAATCTCGACGGCAAGCTCGCGCTGTGGGACGATCCGCTGTACGGCCGGGGCGTGTTCCGTGGCCAGCTCGGCTATGTCCGCGGCCAACGCACTGATGGCGTCAACCTCTATCACGTGATGCCGATCAACGCGAAGCTGGCGTTCGACCATACGCTCGGCGGTTGGAACAACGGCGTCGAGCTGCAACTGGTCGGGTCGAAAGATCAGGTGAACCAGGTCCACAATGAATTGACCGCGCCGTCTTATGCGCTGGTCAATCTGCGCTCGGGCTATCAGTGGCAGGCGGTCCGGGTCGATTTCGGTGTCGATAATCTGTTCAACCGCTATTATGTGTTGCCGTTGGGCGGCGCCGATCTCGTCGATTACAGGGTCGTGTCAATGATGGGTTCGTCGCCTGCTTACGGGTACAACGTGCCGGGTCCGGGGCGTTCGTTCAACGGTCGCCTGACAGTGAAGTTTTGA